One window of Ziziphus jujuba cultivar Dongzao chromosome 5, ASM3175591v1 genomic DNA carries:
- the LOC125423096 gene encoding uncharacterized protein LOC125423096, with protein MLNKSGFGWNDSLKCLEVDSDGVWKTYVQSNPSAKAWRGKPFPLYERLANIFGKDLATGHGAQTPIDMVNDLNLESGNEQFNNVCSPMSVNEIHSEPSTRPKSRGKRKSRLKDDDIMSRFGNIAEKLFDKLAAKLDKSEANYPQYLAMELDRLSFSVDDNLEISKAMRLDPSNAEIFKIIRTDAGKIEFARKFLNY; from the exons ATGCTAAACAAAAGTGGCTTCGGATGGAATGACTCTCTTAAATGTTTGGAAGTTGATAGTGACGGAGTTTGGAAAACATATGTGCAG agtaacCCCAGTGCAAAGGCATGGAGAGGTAAACCGTTTCCGCTATATGAGaggcttgctaatatttttggaaaggatcTGGCAACGggacatggagcacaaactccaattgatatgGTCAATGATTTGAATTTGGAGAGTGGAAATGAACAATTTAATAATGTGTGTTCTCCAATGTCTGTGAATGAAATCCATAGTGAACCGTCCACCCGACCCAAATCAAGAGGTAAGAGAAAATCTAGATTGAAGGATGATGACATTATGAGTAGGTTTGGCAATATAGCAGAaaaattgtttgataaattggctGCAAAGTTAGATAAATCTGAAGCCAATtatccacaatacttagctatggagcttgaTAGGTTAAGCTTCTCTGTTGATGACAATCTCGaaatctctaaggcaatgagattGGATCCATCGAACGCTGAAATTTTTAAGATTATTAGAACGGATGCGggcaagattgaatttgctagaaaatttttaaattactaa